The following DNA comes from Candidatus Stygibacter australis.
AAAATAGAAATGAATAATTGTAAGTTGATAGAACCGGTAATTAATGAGGAATTCGTTTTTATTACTCCTTCTGAGGTGATAGAGTATCTTTATTGTCCCAGGTTTATCTATTATATGAAAGTGCTCAATATTCATCAGCATGAGCAGAGGCGAAAACTGGTTAATAAAGGAAGAGATATTCATAACCTGAAACTGGTTCTAAATAAGGAATATCTGCGAAACAGAATTGGAGTTGTAGATAAACAGCAGGAAGTTTATCTTACTTCCCGGAAAATGCATCTGGTGGGAAAAGTTGATGAAGTGCTTTTTCTTAAGGATGGTAAAGCTGCACCTTTAGACTATAAATTCGCTTTCTGGGATGAGAGAATATATAAAACACTGAAAATCCAACAGACGCTGTATGCTTTGATGATCGAGGAGAATTATGATCAGGTTGTCGAGAAAGCTTATCTGGTGTATGTGAGAAGTAAGAATAAACTGGTGGAACTGGAAGTAACAGATAAACTGAAAACAGAAGCTAAGAAGATAATCCGTGACATGTTTGAGGTGATTGAACTAAAT
Coding sequences within:
- the cas4 gene encoding CRISPR-associated protein Cas4 is translated as MNNCKLIEPVINEEFVFITPSEVIEYLYCPRFIYYMKVLNIHQHEQRRKLVNKGRDIHNLKLVLNKEYLRNRIGVVDKQQEVYLTSRKMHLVGKVDEVLFLKDGKAAPLDYKFAFWDERIYKTLKIQQTLYALMIEENYDQVVEKAYLVYVRSKNKLVELEVTDKLKTEAKKIIRDMFEVIELNYFPKSTKVKSKCNDCTYRNLCGI